One Dromiciops gliroides isolate mDroGli1 chromosome 3, mDroGli1.pri, whole genome shotgun sequence DNA segment encodes these proteins:
- the LOC122751621 gene encoding alpha-enolase-like, which produces MSVLKIQAREIFASRGNPTVEVDLHTAKGLFRAAVPSGASTGIHAALELRDNDKTRYMGQGVSKAVEHINKTIAPTLVSKKLNVVEQEKIDNLMIEMDGTENKSKFGANAILGVSPAVCKAGAAEKGVSLFRHIADLAGNDEVVLPVPAFNVINGGSHAGNKLAMQEFMILPVGAANFKEAVRIGAEVYHNLKSVIKQKYGQDATNVGDEGGFAPNILENKEALELLKNAIGKAGYTDKVVIGMDVAASEFFRSGKYDLDFKSPDDASRYISPSELGDLYKSFIKNYPVVSIEDPFDQDDWEAWKNFTATAGIQVVGDDLTVTNPKRIEKAVSEKACNCLLLKVNQIGSVTESLKACKLAQSNGWGVMVSHRSGETEDTFTADLVVGLCTGQIKTGAPCRSERLAKYNQLLRIEEELGSKAKFAGRNFRNPRAK; this is translated from the coding sequence atgtctgTTCTCAAGATCCAAGCAAGAGAGATCTTCGCCTCTCGTGGAAACCCCACTGTTGAGGTTGATCTCCACACTGCAAAAGGTCTCTTCCGAGCTGCTGTGCCCAGTGGTGCTTCTACTGGCATCCATGCAGCCCTGGAGCTCCGAGACAATGATAAGACCCGCTACATGGGGCAAGGTGTCTCAAAAGCGGTTGAGCACATCAATAAAACTATTGCCCCGACCCTGGTTAGCAAGAAACTGAATGTTGTGGAACAGGAGAAGATTGACAATTTGATGATTGAGATGGACGGCACCGAGAACAAATCTAAATTTGGTGCAAATGCCATCTTGGGAGTGTCTCCAGCTGTTTGTAAGGCCGGCGCTGCTGAGAAAGGTGTCTCCCTCTTCCGGCATATTGCTGACCTTGCTGGCAATGATGAAGTTGTCCTGCCAGTTCCAGCCTTCAACGTGATCAATGGGGGCTCCCATGCTGGTAACAAGCTGGCCATGCAGGAGTTCATGATCCTCCCGGTTGGTGCAGCAAATTTCAAGGAGGCCGTGCGCATTGGAGCTGAGGTCTACCACAACCTGAAGAGTGTGATTAAGCAGAAATATGGACAGGACGCCACCAACGTAGGGGATGAGGGTGGCTTTGCTCCTAACATCCTGGAGAATAAGGAAGCTCTGGAGCTGCTAAAGAATGCCATTGGTAAGGCCGGCTATACTGATAAGGTCGTAATTGGCATGGATGTGGCTGCCTCAGAATTCTTCCGATCTGGGAAATATGACTTGGACTTCAAGTCACCTGATGATGCCAGCAGATACATCTCCCCTTCTGAGCTTGGCGATCTCTATAAGAGCTTCATCAAGAACTATCCAGTGGTGTCTATTGAAGATCCCTTTGATCAGGATGATTGGGAAGCTTGGAAGAATTTCACTGCTACTGCTGGTATCCAGGTGGTGGGGGATGATCTCACTGTGACCAATCCCAAGCGCATTGAAAAGGCTGTGAGTGAGAAGGCCTGCAACTGCCTCCTACTCAAAGTGAACCAGATCGGCTCCGTGACTGAATCTCTCAAGGCGTGCAAGCTGGCCCAGTCCAATGGGTGGGGAGTAATGGTTTCTCATCGTTCTGGGGAGACTGAAGATACCTTCACTGCAGACCTGGTGGTGGGTCTCTGCACCGGGCAGATCAAGACTGGTGCCCCCTGCCGATCTGAGCGTCTGGCCAAGTATAACCAGCTTCTCAGAATTGAGGAAGAGCTGGGCAGCAAGGCTAAATttgctggaaggaacttcagaaaccCCCGGGCCAAGTAA